From one Triticum aestivum cultivar Chinese Spring chromosome 4B, IWGSC CS RefSeq v2.1, whole genome shotgun sequence genomic stretch:
- the LOC123094377 gene encoding probable histone H2AXa: MSSTGAGVAGRGKAKATKSVSRSSKAGLQFPVGRIARYLKAGKYAERVGAGAPVYLSAVLEYLAAEVLELAGNAARDNKKTRIVPRHIQLAVRNDEELSKLLGSVTIANGGVMPNINQVLLPKKAGPKGDLGSASQEF, encoded by the exons ATGAGTTCCACCGGAGCAGGCGTCGCCGGCCGCGGCAAGGCGAAGGCGACCAAGTCGGTGTCGCGGTCGTCCAAGGCCGGGCTCCAGTTCCCCGTCGGCCGCATCGCGCGCTACCTCAAGGCCGGCAAGTACGCCGAGCGCGTCGGCGCCGGCGCCCCCGTCTACCTCTCCGCCGTCCTCGAGTACCTCGCCGCCGAG GTGCTGGAGCTGGCCGGGAACGCGGCGCGGGACAACAAGAAGACCAGGATCGTGCCGCGGCACATCCAGCTGGCGGTGCGCAACGACGAGGAGCTGAGCAAGCTGCTGGGCTCGGTGACGATCGCCAACGGCGGCGTGATGCCCAACATCAACCAGGTGCTGCTGCCCAAGAAGGCCGGGCCCAAGGGGGATCTGGGCTCGGCCTCGCAGGAGTTCTGA
- the LOC123094378 gene encoding uncharacterized protein yields the protein MSSAAPQAIQSPKAAVDSLAAILGRALPDSLAAAGDPAAALLHDDGVARAVTGRLRGAGSGAGQDALCGWLYGTFQSGLPALQLAVLRFVPTLAGVYMSRAVSRKPLAGFEAVLLTLYAHAVAQRGAGEAETVALPNMAKPSVYHEAIKPASAAPAAKTGKADDPDVAELSPALEPHGSIRATRRGRIVGAVLELYHAKIGLMPLSSKMDFCEFCVAWTGKHRSDDKARIASAESGEEKWRRVPMPWELFQPALRVVGHCLLGPTNSDELRTQAARASQCLYLRAMESMDARAVLACRSLVRLSQMVEEPIPEPSFAGVEANMAELETMRANILSGKK from the coding sequence ATGTCGTCCGCCGCGCCACAGGCGATCCAGAGCCCCAAGGCCGCCGTCGACTCGCTCGCCGCCATCCTGGGCCGCGCGCTCCCGGACTCCCTCGCCGCGGCCGGCGACCCCGCGGCCGCGCTCCTCCACGACGACGGCGTCGCCCGCGCCGTCACGGGGCGCCTCCGCGGCGCGGGCTCGGGGGCCGGCCAGGACGCCCTCTGCGGCTGGCTCTACGGCACCTTCCAGTCCGGCCTCCCGGCGCTCCAGCTCGCGGTGCTGCGCTTCGTGCCGACCCTCGCGGGCGTGTACATGTCCCGCGCCGTCTCCCGCAAGCCGCTCGCCGGGTTCGAGGCCGTGCTCCTCACGCTGTACGCGCACGCCGTGGCGCAGCGGGGCGCCGGGGAGGCCGAGACCGTGGCGCTGCCCAACATGGCCAAGCCCAGCGTGTACCACGAGGCGATCAAGcccgcgtccgcggcgccggcggCCAAGACGGGCAAGGCCGACGACCCCGACGTCGCCGAGCTCTCCCCCGCGCTGGAGCCGCACGGCAGCATTCGCGCCACGCGCCGCGGCCGCATCGTCGGCGCGGTGCTGGAGCTCTACCACGCCAAGATCGGGCTCATGCCGCTCTCCTCCAAGATGGACTTCTGCGAGTTCTGCGTCGCGTGGACGGGGAAGCACCGCAGCGACGACAAGGCTCGGATCGCGTCCGCCGAGAGCGGCGAGGAGAAGTGGCGGAGGGTGCCCATGCCGTGGGAGCTGTTCCAGCCGGCGCTGCGGGTCGTGGGGCATTGCCTGCTGGGGCCGACCAACTCGGACGAGCTGAGGACGCAGGCCGCCCGGGCGTCGCAGTGCCTCTACCTGAGGGCCATGGAGAGCATGGACGCGCGCGCCGTGCTGGCCTGCAGGAGCCTCGTGAGGCTGTCGCAGATGGTGGAGGAGCCGATCCCGGAGCCGTCCTTCGCCGGCGTCGAGGCCAACATGGCAGAGCTGGAGACCATGAGGGCCAACATCCTTAGCGGCAAGAAGTAA